The sequence below is a genomic window from Candidatus Brocadiia bacterium.
TCGGCCGGTTATCCAGGGCCGAAGGCAGTCTGAACCCGTATTGAATCAATACCTCCTTGCGGGCCCGGTCGCCGAAGAACATCCCGCGCACCTGCGGAACGCCCGTGTGCGACTCGTCCATAAAGCACAGAAAGTCCTTGGGGAAATAATCCACCAGCGTGTACGGCCTCTGCCCGGCCAGCCGCCCGCTGAAATGGCGCGAATAGTTCTCTATGCCCTTGCAATAGCCCAGCTCCTGCAACATCTCCAGGTCGTAATTGGTCCGGGTCTTCAAACGTTGCGCCTCGAGCAGTTTCTTCTGCTTCTTCATCCGGGCCAGGGTCTCTTTTAACTCCTGCCGGATGGACTTGACCGCCCGGCCTATCTTGGTCTCCGGTATGACGAAATGCTTGGCCGGAAAGACGTTATAACTCTTGAGCGTCTCCATTATTGTTCCTGTCAGCGGCTGAAAGCGGCTGATTTCCTTAATGAAGCTGGAAGTGGCCGTCTGGCTGAAAACTATCTTGATGGCCGTCTCGTCGTAGGCCGGGAAAACTTCTATTGATTCGCCGCGCACCCGGAACAGTCCGGCCTTGAACTCATATTCATTCCGCTCGTATTGCATATCTATCAGGCGCTTGAGCACGGACTCGCGGCTAAGCACATCGCCAATCCGCAGGGGCAGGACCATCCCGGCATAGTCTTCCGGGTCGCCCAGGCCGTAGATGCACGAAACGCTGGACACGATAATCACGTCCCGGCGCGACATCAGGGACGATGTGGCCGCCAGCCGCAAGCGCTCCAGATTCTCGTTTATGGCCGCGTCCTTTTCGATATACATATCCTTGTGCGGGATATAGGCCTCGGGCTGGTAATAGTCGTAATAACTGACGAAATAATGCACCGCGTTATGCGGGAACAGCTCCTTGAACTCGGCGTATAACTGGGCGGCCAGTGTCTTGTTAGGCGACATAATCAGGGCCGGCCGGTTGGTGTTATTGATGACGTGGGCTATGGTAAATGTCTTGCCCGAGCCGGTCACGCCCAGAAGCGTCTGGTGCGGCCTGCCGGCCAGGATGCCGGCGGTCAACTGCTTGATAGCCGCGGGCTGGTCGCCCCGGGGCTTGAGCTTGGTGACTAACTGAAATTTATCCATATTATTAAACTCTAAAGATTACTATCCTTGGCAGCGAAGTCAAGAGTAACCTAACAAACCCGGATATTTACTTGACAGGAAATTAATAACAATTATATTGATACTACTGAAGTGGAAAATGCAGTAACAAATCTAATAAAAGGAGTATGGTATGCGCAAACTATTGATGAAAGTGTTGGTCTTGGCCTTATTTGTTACATATATAACGGCGTTCAACTACGGCGGCTGCGGCGGCGGAGGCGGCGGTTCCAGCGGCTCGTCCGGCGAACCTCTCCCGAACTATACGCCGTCACTGGCCGTCATCGCCAACCAGTCAGTCAACGAAGGCGCCGCACTGTCATTCACCCTTTCCGGCACCGACGCTAATGGCGACGTCCTGGCCTATTCATCGCCCAACCTGCCGATAGGCGCGACGCTTATTTCTACCACCGGCGTCTTCGCCTGGACGCCGTCCTATACCCAGTCCGGTTCGCATTACGTCACCTTCCGGGTAACCGACGACGAAAACGCCCAAGCCGAAAGGTCTATTTATATCACCGTCGCCAATATCAACCGCACTCCGACCCTTAATACCATCACCAACCAGTCCGTCAATGAAGGCGCCGTACTGTCATTCACCGTCTCCGGCGCAGACCTTGATAGCGATACGCTCACCTATTCATCCGCCGACCTGCCGGCCGGCTCAAGCATTATCTCTTCATCCGGCGTATTCTCCTGGACACCCAACTATGCCCAGGCCGGCGCTTATCCGGTCACCTTCCGGGTAACCGATACGGGCAGTCTCTACGCCGAATCGACCATCACTATTACCGTTACAGACACCGTTCCCAACTGGGCCAGGATCAGCGCCGGCTGGTATCATAACCTGGCCCTGGAGGCCAACGGTACGCTCTGGGCCTGGGGCAGGAATGGCGCCGGCTGTCTGGGCGATGGGACAGATACCAAGCGGAATATTCCGACCCCGGTGCTCGGCACCGGTTGGAAAGTGGTCACCGGAACCAACCTGTCCACCATCGCCGCCGGCGAAAACCACAGCCTGGCCATCAAGGCCGACGGCACACTCTGGGCCTGGGGCAGGAATGCAGAAGGCCAGCTGGGCAACGGAATAACAGGTACTTACAGTACCATCCCGCTCCAGGTCACCGGCATAAGCTGGTCGGCCGTAGCCGCCGGCCAGAATCACAATCTGGCCCTTAAAACAGACGGTACACTCTGGGCCTGGGGAAAAAACGACTTAGGCCAACTGGGTGATGGAACAACCACCGACAGCTCTATTCCCATTCAGGTTACCGGCATAAGCTGGTCGGCCATTGCCGCCGGCATTGGCTACAGCGCAGCCCTCAAAACCGACGGCACACTCTGGACCTGGGGCGATAACGGGTTCGGTCAATTAGGCGACGGCACCACCATCAGCAAAACCTCTCCCACCCAGATTGCCGGCACCACCTGGTCAGTCATTGCCGCCGGCTGGTTTAACACCATAGCCATCAAGACCGACAATACCCTGTGGAGTTGGGGATCTAATGGAATGACCGCCCCCTATGTCCCGACCCAGGTTTCCGGCACCACTTGGGCATCTGTTACCACCAACCAATACCATGCCAGCGCCATTAAAACCGATGGCACTCTCTGGGCCTGGGGCCAAAATGAATACGGCGTCCTGGGCGACGGCACAATCACAAACCGGGCCGACCCGGTCCAGGTCACCGGCACCGGCTGGGCAAGCGTGTCAGCCGGCGTATATCA
It includes:
- the uvrB gene encoding excinuclease ABC subunit UvrB, yielding MDKFQLVTKLKPRGDQPAAIKQLTAGILAGRPHQTLLGVTGSGKTFTIAHVINNTNRPALIMSPNKTLAAQLYAEFKELFPHNAVHYFVSYYDYYQPEAYIPHKDMYIEKDAAINENLERLRLAATSSLMSRRDVIIVSSVSCIYGLGDPEDYAGMVLPLRIGDVLSRESVLKRLIDMQYERNEYEFKAGLFRVRGESIEVFPAYDETAIKIVFSQTATSSFIKEISRFQPLTGTIMETLKSYNVFPAKHFVIPETKIGRAVKSIRQELKETLARMKKQKKLLEAQRLKTRTNYDLEMLQELGYCKGIENYSRHFSGRLAGQRPYTLVDYFPKDFLCFMDESHTGVPQVRGMFFGDRARKEVLIQYGFRLPSALDNRPMQFDEWEKAINQVVYVSATPGPYEMDRTKGEVAEQIIRPTGLVDPQIVVRPITGQIDDLHKEMVTRIKRKERILVTTLTKRLAEDLSVYFQGKNIKGRYLHSEIDTIERTQILRQLREGKFDVLVGVNLLREGLDLPEVSLVAILDADKEGFLRSTTSIIQTVGRTARNVNGLVVLYADQMTGSMQKAIDETTRRRNIQLAYNKKYKITPKTIKKAIMNGIDLEQKAEGINRKAGGFRDREYDDLEALRILRQELFESNK
- a CDS encoding putative Ig domain-containing protein, whose product is MRKLLMKVLVLALFVTYITAFNYGGCGGGGGGSSGSSGEPLPNYTPSLAVIANQSVNEGAALSFTLSGTDANGDVLAYSSPNLPIGATLISTTGVFAWTPSYTQSGSHYVTFRVTDDENAQAERSIYITVANINRTPTLNTITNQSVNEGAVLSFTVSGADLDSDTLTYSSADLPAGSSIISSSGVFSWTPNYAQAGAYPVTFRVTDTGSLYAESTITITVTDTVPNWARISAGWYHNLALEANGTLWAWGRNGAGCLGDGTDTKRNIPTPVLGTGWKVVTGTNLSTIAAGENHSLAIKADGTLWAWGRNAEGQLGNGITGTYSTIPLQVTGISWSAVAAGQNHNLALKTDGTLWAWGKNDLGQLGDGTTTDSSIPIQVTGISWSAIAAGIGYSAALKTDGTLWTWGDNGFGQLGDGTTISKTSPTQIAGTTWSVIAAGWFNTIAIKTDNTLWSWGSNGMTAPYVPTQVSGTTWASVTTNQYHASAIKTDGTLWAWGQNEYGVLGDGTITNRADPVQVTGTGWASVSAGVYHTIALKTDGTIWSWGFNYYSQLGTGVSPDKTVPAQAIGTGWRVTSATGLSNITAGKQHSVSIKSDNTLWACGGNTYGELGAGSGIIVPTQITSTAWSTMDAGEYYTLAIKSDGTLYGWGYNNYGQLGDGTNTDKTLPTQITGTNWATLSAGTNHAAAIMANGTLWTWGRNNNYQLGDGTLTDHNTPTQITGTNWSTVSAGGWHTAAIMANGTLWSWGINSYGQLGDGSTLLKNVPNQVAGTNWAAVSTGLFHTVALKTDGTLWTWGNNSYGQLGDGTTSLRTLPTQIGIGTNWSAVSAGENYTVALKTDGTLYGWGYNNYGQLGDGTNTDKTLPTQITGTNWIAIAAGWQHTLALKADGTLWAWGNNNKGQLGDGTIWKESPVQVNQ